The genomic region acAAGTAGAAACAAGGATTTGTCACAATATAAAGgcaagaaaaatgtcaaaataatAGAAACCAACCTCTTGAGATTTCATGATTCGTCTTGATTTGCAATTGTTGAGGGCTGGCTGAGGCCAATTATGAATTAATGTGGTATATGTAATTTCATCTAAAGATACTCCTCCATTGGACATTTGATTGCACACTTCATCAATCTAATCTTCCTTTCTTTGCAAAACCCAATTGTCAAGGCATTTTATGTGACACCATATCATCTAAAAGCTTAGTTGCTTCTACCCATCAATCATGACAGTGTAAATGTAAAAGAAGAATATTGAGTACAGATATATCCTAAAATCAGGCACAACAATGTATCATCATAGAATTAAgcaaacacaacaacaacattcTAAGCAAAATCAACTTGTAATAAAGAACAAATCCACAAACGAAGTCCACAATTATCCAAACATCAATAAAAATCATACAAAACTTAAACTGCATTGATTTGATTGAATCTCATCTCTCACTCAGAACTCAGAACCTAAGCTTGGTGAAGAACCACCTATTCTTCCCAGTCTTGAAACGCTCCTCGAGCCTCTTCTTGGTCTCTTTGGCCGCAGTGACTTTCTTGTCCTTGGACTGAAGCGAATCCACAGCCACCACGTCTTTCAAATCCACGTCCAAGGTGTAACGCGTGGGCATCAGGTGCTGGAAGTTCACCAGCTTCACGAACGCCTTCACGCGCGACTTCTTCGCCGTCTTCTTCGCCGAGTCCTTGCGTATCACTTTGCTTGGGTACTTCTTTATCCCCGCTACCAAACAGTGCCCGTACGGCCTGTCCCGGGTGCCTTCGTCGAAGGATCGAACGATCACTGCCTTGCGTCCTGCGTAACGTCCCTGCAGGAGTATCACTGCTTTGTTTGGCTTCAAAAACTTcaccatttttctctctctggatttctctctctttgaatgGAGGCGGAGgaggaagagaaaatgagagtgAAAACCCTAGGAGGACTGGAGGTGAGGGATTTATGGTGGGTTTTTTTCCAATGTTTATGGGCTGGGCCTTTTTAGCCTTGGGctagtcttcttctttttcttctttttatagaGGATGTGGTGAAGAAAAAATGGTTGATATATGTAAAATCATAGAACAACTCCTTTAGATGATAAgtgataataaaattttattttataaagattaattttaaattagtattgtgaaaatattgtgacattctttaaaaaaaaaataatactattgatataatatttttataacaatttcataataaagtttacatagtaagttgttattggttctcatctagactttattgtgaaatttttgtgaaaatattgtgtccataacttgcattaagagaggtaattaaaacaaaaaattcactttatatatacattgtcattttttataatttaccTCTCAAACTACCACTTTTACAAGTCCTAACCAAATattcagctttttcaaaaatcactttttaataatttttatcaaacactCAGATTTTacaaaaaacccaatttcataCTGTACTTTTTTAAACTCCAACTTTTCCAAAAAACACAATATGAAAAAgttgaaccaaactcacccatGGGCGCATAACAAAGCAAAATGTGGCAagaactaaaattttcaaagcaCACCTCTTTCTCATCACCCTTTTATTCAAACTGAAACTGGTAAACAACaaaacattaataaataaataaaaagaagaaagaaagaaaaaaatggcattgttaaagaaagagagagagggaaccTTGACGTTGGCGAAGTTAGAGGTGACGGTGGTTGGTTGCACAATGGTGACTGGTAGTGGCAAAACAGTGGCTTGTTTCTATGACGGTGGCCGATGGCAGAGAGAGTTTCCctgtcacaaaaaaaaaaaaaaagtctttaaattttaaaattttatttttcttatttaacttTATACTTTATCAAAATGTTATTTTCCatccttaaactattgaaaaacaaactcttatggcttgtttggatgTAGGGGAAAAGTAAGGAGAGtgaaggagagtagagtagagttggctaaaaataagctaattttgtactaaatctactctattctccctctctctcaatccaaacataccattaataaaatttaggtcaaaatggtattttatcccaaaaaatttgatagctactaatttaaaaaattgttaatggCATTGGTTTAAgatgaaaactagtaaaagcacttagcaaaaaaaaaaaaaaaaagtaaatgctTGCTAATTCAAAGGGTGTGAAAGGATGTTgacaatatctttttttttctttttgtacgTAAAAATTAATCTTTGAGAAAATCTATGGAAACAAATATTGTTTCACAACTTTTGCTATAATTTTGACGTGGATGATTATGAGTGATAGTAGAATTGCATAACCTTTTATCTCAATACTCAATTTTCCACTAACAATAACCAAAACCCACATTATCCAATGACACCCATTTTAGATGCCTCATAAAGAGAGAACAAAGCAATCcgattttaaattataaaggataaaacttaggtacaattaACATTACATTctacaattaaattcaaacacatatcTAGCAACAATTAACTGTACTTGAACAAGATGCCACTATTCATGCTTCATCTAATGCTACATAATGATTAGtccaattctcaaatttctaGCATCGGGCAGCAGAATGCTTCATTTTCCAATAATCTTATCTCGATAAAAAGACAACAAAACACACATTTAAATTATAGCTATTAGCCCAACCCTAAATTTCTAGCAACAAATTGCAAAATACCACATTATACAATAATACCCAATTCAGAAATCTCAATAATGAGAAACCAAAATAAACCCAtctaaaattataacaaaaactGCATATCTGTTAGCCCAATACTCAATTTTTCTAGCAACAAACAGCAAAATTCCTCATTTTCCAATAATACCCACTTCAGATATCTTCAAAActataacaaaaatcaaaacctgAGCTTAGAAAAGAACCACCTATTCTTTCCAGACTTAAACCTATCCTCGAACCTAGCCTTGGTCTCCTTAGCGGCAGTGACTTTCTTGTCCCTAAACTGAAGAGCATCGACAGAGACAATGTCTTTGAGATCGACATCGAGAGAGTGTAGCGAGTGGGCATGATGTGAGAGTAGTTCACGACCTTGAGGAAGGCCTTGACGCAAGACTTCTTGGCGGTCTTCTTGGCCGAGTCCTtgcggatcacctactttgggtaCTTGGCTAGACCAGCCACCAAACAGTGACCGTAGGGTCTGTCTCGGTTGCCATCGTCGAAGTTGCGAACTATCACGGCTTTGTGGCCTGCGaatctgaaggaaaaattctggttttgcatctcatgcaaaacacacagcggaagcgacgaacaaggatctatttcattcatgattgataacgtgcacaatgtaaatttcagaatttaagaacaagatagtgtaccttggtgtggagaaattcaaaacaaagattagaagcacttgggaacacttttaatcttcactccaattccactttacgcccaagatgtgtggtctctcaatcagtttttcaaagggagaatgaaagtgtgtctcacactctctcacacacagtttctttttcttttctaaactcctctaataaaaattctgtatgtttctccctttataactaactgattatctaattgggttggcctattgggcctttccaattgggctttagtgtgtggcttggagtgggaccaaaagggaccaataagacactagctccaatgggccttgggcttttccgtcaactcttgacaagtccaaagttaccattaattatatttaataccactatataaatataattgcactctaggccttattaataaattatatcccaaaactttattatacacgtaaccccttcataaaatattcgtagtaacacaaagtcataaatgtagatcgccactttgtaaattactacatcttatccgtGAGTACCCGgcttaattctttaaagttattccttatatatttatgaaatccaatttcataaatatatactttagtaatttcttactaaagtggttaggcctaactctctgaataagcgaaaccattaaacttatctcaagggaatattttatatctctatcaagagactatgaattccatcttgagaatatatgttccatcaacactaaatatggctgcccaacatgcgaggttttgaccgttatttcgaatctcactcccgatatatcaaagcaacctacacttcatgatcgagtccattattctctcgggattaagagttcatgcaaatagaagtcgtgagatttattattcatttgacgatcgttagaagaataataaatctcacggcggtctgttcaatatgttttaactcttaaaacatatcaacatatcaactagaagcttccacttccatgatcaagacaaatcatcttagttgacacgttatagtcttcgcagatgaaatgcccaatttcatcaccgactacgaactattaattctgagtttacaaagaacttgtgatttacatcttctgtgacttttcacataaatcacatacaatgcatctcatggactatatgataatgtcccatattcacgtaaccactattttagataataataaaataactttatcaaatacaatattaagtcatacatcatgtcatacataatgtcatacataatatcatacatagcatcatacaataggatttaagggcactaatcctaacaatctcccacttgccctaaagactattgtgcattaatctaactcccattccctccaaatgtgactcgaaagtcctttgaggtaaggctttggtaaaaggatctgctagattatttgcactttcaatctttgctaccacaacatctccacgagcaacaatatctcgaatgatgtggtacttcctctcaatgtgctttcctttcttgtgatttcttggatctttggattgtgcaaccgctccactattgtcgcaaaacaatgtgatgggaacttgctccattctcattacaccaagatcagaaaggaatttcttaagccaaacaacctcctttgctgcttcacaagcagcaacatactcggcttccatggtggagtccgcaatacaagattgcttgacactcctccaacttatggctccacctcccaaggtgaaaacacatcctgaagtggatttttcGAAATCTAGATCCGCGAAAGTCTGAATCGgaatagccaatgggaatcaaatcctcactatggtaaacaagcatataatctatcgttctcctaagatacttgagaatatgctttacagcttgccaatgttttggtcctggatttgattgatatcggctgaccatgccaactgaataacaaatatctggtctagtacaaagcaacgcatacatgagacttcccagtGAAGAATCATAAGTAAATTTTCTCATCATATTTTCGTCCTCTTGAGTATTAGGCCTTTGGTAATCAGACAGAGGGACTcaatgtctaaaaggaagcaatcatttcttggagttttgcatgctaaaccgttctagaaccttatctatatatccagcttgtgataagcctaacatcttattcttgcgatctcgccaaagcttgatccctagaataaagctagcctcacccaagtcctttatatcaaattggcttgacaaccaaactttaaccgatgacattacccttacatcattcccaatgagtagaatatcatcaacataaagcactaggaacattactactttgtctcgatgtcttttgtacacacatggttcatcaagattttgttcaaaaccaaatgaattgattgcttgatcaaatctgatgttccatgacctagatgcttgtttaagtccataaatggacctattcaacttgtataccatatgctcttggttctttgctatgaaaccttctggttgcaacatgtatatttcttcttcaagattgccattaagaaatgcagtcttgacatctatttgccaaatctcataatcataatgagcagcaatggataagagaattttgatagatttaagcatggctactggcgaaaaagtttcatcataatcaataccttctttttgtgtatacccttttgccactagtcttgctttaaaggtttcaacctttccatctatccctcccttcctcttgtaaacccatttgcaaccaatagaTTTAATGTCGCTAGgcacctttacaagatcccatacatgatttgaattcatagaatctaattcagatttcatagcttggacccaatgatgtgcatctatatcatttattacctcttcataagtgtagggatccgattcagcctcttctgagatagcttcataagtttctcccaaacctataaatcttataagaggccgaacaattctcccactacgatgaGGTACctatgtactagacatctcatgagtagtatcttgtggtgtatctaatacagtcgcatcatccctagttttatccattggttgttcaactacaggttcaatCATTTCAGgtaagacaactctacttctaggagtaaaattattcatatagtcattttccaagaatttgacatttgtgctaacaaatactttattatccttatgaccataaaataaacctccaactgttccttttggacaccctacaaaaaataccacttctattttagactgtaacttgtcagactttcctttcaacacgtGTTGGACAAgtccaaatgtggagatgtctcatactaggcttacgcctattccacaactctacagatgttttaggaatagacttcgaaggtactaaattcaaaagatacattgcagtatttaaggcacattcccaaaaagaaattggtagagtcgaataactcaacatagacctaaccatatctaaaagagtacTATTACTACTTTCAGCTACACCATATTGTTGTGAAGTTCCAGTGCGATCaatgggatataatcccattttcagtcaagtaatccttaaagtcaccaagaaggtattcgctacctcgatcagatcgaatggcctttatgtgtttacccaattgattttcaacttcagccttaaactctttgaacttttcaaaggcttcggacttctgTTTCATTAgatacacataaccaaatctagagtaatcatcagtgaaaataatgaaatactcatagccacctcttgcttggattgacataggaccacatacatacgaatgtactagttctagcaaatcttgtgctcttctaccttttgcattaaaaggtcgtttggtcatctttccttccaaacaagattcacaaactggaaaaccatcaaagtccatgggctgtaaaagtccatctttgattagtctttgaatcctacttgaattaatgacctaaacgcaagtgccatagatatgcatcactagtagaaggaaactttctctttaatgatttcacatgagagttactatctaattcgaaattgtataattcatgcttatcgggagttaaaatataaagaccatccacaatattgccgaaacgagataaacactttatccttctttattacaacattgtctttcgggataacacaatatccacatttacctaagtaagttgcagaaattaaattcctacgaacattaggtacatataaacgatcttctaatattaaaactctagacttaaaacacaaattaaacactccaacggCTTCAAccgaatcttgctcccatcggccaaagtaagaaatagttctccctcattcaactttacggtctcctggaacccctgcaaagaattgcggatatgattagtacaaccgaatccacacaccagaatctgttggattctgtaccaaacatatttcaagaagaaatgaacttttcatacctttattcttggcagccttgaatgttggacaattcctcttccaatgtcctttctcaccacaatggaaacactttcctttggttttctttcctttgttggcaacccctaaggcaatttgtttaccatctttcttagtgaagtccttcttcttcttcttcttaccgttgcctttcgacttaggttcagaagtagaagcttcacccacattggcttcaacactagaagtaccaaggatgccttccgccgccactaactcattcattaattcagacaaagaataaatctttttgttcatgttataattgagtctcgaattccttgaatgattttggtagtgatcggagtatcatatccacttgggattctccatcaatgtcggcacctaaaacttctaatgtgttcgcattagcaatcatcctaagacaatgctccctcaccgAACTTCCCGCAActcattttggtattataaatttgcctcatggtttcttgccttgcgtaacggccttgctcaccaaacatctccttcgtactatgcattatgtccgaagcaagttctacatcccgCATTTGATGCCGTAGAACATtcgagatagatgctaggatgtagcacttggccatctcattagatttcgccaacgatcatatcgttgtttttcctcaagaggagcatctaatgaaggaaagttaggacatggttgagtaagcacatatttgtgctcttcaagataagaacaatgtccaaatttcttttccaaataacatagttggatccgatcagtttgttttggttaagaatagaaacaagtgggctaaatgatgccatgacaaaatctaaaataataaacatgaatataataattaaattggacattataaatttagcataaaagcatattatatggaaccttaataaaaccataaaataatatatgcaacgacaacccaatctcatattcaatgtccctcagcatagagtgaacataaaatattatgattgattgagaactattctcattattagcactatcatgataactcttatcaaatactaataatatgccgttttatatttagcctctaagtaataatagtaagaactcagcatagaggatactaaaatacttagtctagtgtataccattgtctagaatcatgtgtaaccacatctcatccctttaacaggcttattttgtagtaccatgataaaacaccctccgcatggaatgcaaagcttgaagctaagacaaggtgtttatcaaaccactataaaccaagaaattcaatcttgtaggccatgaaataaatactctccgcatggaatgctaagctcgagaaAGACAAAAagatatatttcacactactagcGAACCAACAACGTgcgagatccaacccttgaatctctctcccactagatattttaaattaaggtttttaaaatcaagaatgataataatgctgctagacacgtgaaaaaatataatcctaatctcattaggaataaatttcattaaactagcattaatatatataaatatatataacgtaataaaaacctttattatatataaaaatttatattatattatatataatataatatacaaattaatatatataatatataattattactttacgttatatatgtattatatatattataatataatatatgattataatattatattatatatataatatataatagtcAGGAAGTTAGAATCCTCACGGATTCTAACTtaaatgtattatatatatatattataatataataatatataaaagtcAGGAAGTTAGAATCCTCACGGATTCTAACTTTCTTCAAAACACAAGAATTGGTCAAACCATTCAACCGTGCAATGAATTCCAAGTGATATCTCAAAACAATTAGACCATTCGGTTTAAAGTAAATGACAAGGAGTTATAACCGTGGGCCATATTCAATCCCGTAACAGTACCATTACAAACCATTACATTCAATAACCGCCCATCTCAATAACTACCCATTCGAATAAACACCAATGCAACAGATATGGAATGTTGCCGTGCAGAACAGTAATggctatatttatatatatatatatatatatatatatatatatatatatatatatatatattgtttcatATGAATTCCAACGCTAATAACATTAATTCATAAAACAATGATTATCAAACCATGTCTACACTAAGATAaaagtttttcttaaattctaaaatccaatcacacgcaatacaatcatgatatgaaaaacttggctctgataccaattgaaggaaaaattctggttttgcatctcatgcaaaacacacagcggaagcgacgaacaaggatctatttcattcatgattgataacgtgcacaatgtaaatttcagaatttaagaacaagatagtgtaccttggtgtggagaaattcaaaacaaagattagaagcacttgggaacacttttaatcttcactccaattccactttacgcccaagatgtgtggtctctcaatcagtttttcaaagggagaatgaaagtgtgtctcacactctctcacacacagtttctttttcttttctaaactcctctaataaaaattctgtatgtttctccctttataactaaccgattatctaatcggcctattgggcctttccaatcgGGCTTtagtgtggcttggagtggaccAAAAgtgaccaataagacactagctccaacgGGCccggcttttccgtcaactctcgacaagttcaaagttaccattaattatatttaataccactatataaatataattgcactctagccttattaataaattatatcccaaaactttattatacacgtaaccccttcataaaatattcgtagtaacacaaagtcataaatgtataccgccactttgtaaattactacatcttatccttgagtacccggtttaattctttaaagttattcattatatatttatgaaatccaatttcataaatatatactttagtaatttcttactaaagtggttaggcctaactctctgaataatcgaaaccattaaacttatctcaagggaatattttatatctctatcaagagactatgaattccatcttgagaatatatgttccatcaacactaaatatggctgcccaacatacctatggttttgaccgttatttcgatctcactcccga from Castanea sativa cultivar Marrone di Chiusa Pesio chromosome 11, ASM4071231v1 harbors:
- the LOC142615172 gene encoding large ribosomal subunit protein eL27-like, which produces MVKFLKPNKAVILLQGRYAGRKAVIVRSFDEGTRDRPYGHCLVAGIKKYPSKVIRKDSAKKTAKKSRVKAFVKLVNFQHLMPTRYTLDVDLKDVVAVDSLQSKDKKVTAAKETKKRLEERFKTGKNRWFFTKLRF